The Penicillium digitatum chromosome 6, complete sequence genome contains the following window.
CGGCTGTAGTACACTGCTGAAGTCAATGACTGGAGAGCTGCACGGTTTGAAACTGGACAAGGAGAGTGTCATCCATTACAATGGTAAGACTTAGCCTCTAACATTTCGTAATAAAGCTAACAATCACTAGGAATACCCCAACCTCGCATGATGAAAGAGTTCAAGGGCGAACTTGTATACAACCAAGAGGTACAGTCCAAACATCAACCACGTTAATAGACTCCCAGTGCTGACTTTTGAATTATACAGGTTGACCGACACTTCCCTCATTTGACCGTTGGCCAGACTCTGGAGTTTGCAGCTGCAACACGAACTCCCGCTCATCGGTTCCAAGGCATGTCGCGCGCAGAATATGCCAAATATCTGGCTCAGATCATCATGGCTGTCTTTGGACTGAGTCATACATACAACACGCGAGTCGGAGACGATTTCATCCGAGGGGTTTCGGGTGGTGAGCGGAAGCGTGTCAGTATTGCAGAGATGGCCCTAGCCCATGCCCCAATCGCTGCCTGGGACAACTCTACTCGAGGGTTGGACTCCGCCACGGCATTGAAGTTTGTCGAGGCTTTGCGGCTGTCATCTGATATCACTGGCTCGTGTCATGCGGTCGCTATCTACCAGGCCAGTCAAAGCATTTACGATGTATTTGACAAGGTGATTGTACTTTACGAAGGCCATCAAATCTTCTTCGGACCTGCTGCCGCAGCTAAGTCGTACTTTGAGAATCAAGGATGGGATTGTCCGACTCGACAGACTACTGGAGATTTCCTCACCTCTATTACAAATCCTCAGGAGCGGACAGCGAAGCCCGGCATGGAAAATCGTGTTCCCCGTACGCCTGAGGACTTTGAGGCTGCATGGCTCAAGTCCCCTGAGTATAAGCAATTGCTGAATGAAACGGCTGAATATGAAGGGCAAAATCCCGTTGGATATGATGTGCAAGCCGTCGCTGATCTCCAGCAGTGGAAGCGTGGCGCCCAGGCCAAACACACCCGGCCCAAGTCCCCGTATATCATCAGTGTCCCTATGCAAATTAAACTCAACACTGTTCGCGCCTATCAACGACTCTGGAACAATGCCGCCGCAACTATCTCTACGGTGGTCACTAATATTATCATGGCTCTGATCGTCGGATCTGTCTTCTATGGAACTCCGGATGCAACTGCAGGCTTTACGTCCAAGGGCgcaactcttttctttgctgtccTTCTCAATGCCCTCACGGCAATGTCCGAAATCAACAGTCTATACTCGCAACGTCCAATTGTCGAAAAACATAACTCCTTTGCCTTTTACCATCCTGCCACGGAAGCCATTGCTGGTGTGCTAAGTGATGTACCGGTGAAGTTTGCAATGGCTGTCGTATTCAACATCATCCTATACTTCCTGGCCGGTCTGAAAAGAGAAGCATCTAACTTTTTCCTCTACTTCCTCATCACATTCATTATCACGTTCGTCATGAGTGCAGTCTTCCGCACATTAGCCGCTGTCACCAAAACTATCTCACAGGCAATGGGCCTGGCAGGTGTCATGATTCTGATTCTTGTTGTTTACACCGGTTTTGTCCTCCCTGTGCCATCTATGCATCCGTGGTTCAAGTGGCTTCATTATCTCAATCCGATATACTACGCCTTCGAGATACTGATTGCCAACGAGTTCCATGCTCGCGAGTTCCCTTGCTCTTCCTTTGTTCCCTCCTATGCCGACCTATCAGGTAAAGCATTCAGTTGCACTGCGGCTGGTTCGACGGCGGGCTCTACAACTGTCAATGGTGACCGGTACATTGAACTGAACTACACCTATAGCTACTCTCACGTCTGGCGAAACTTTGGCATTCTGATAGCGTTCTTGATcggtttcatgctcatctACTTTGCCGCAACCGAGATCAACTCCGCTACTACTAGCACTGCCGAAGCTTTGGTCTTCCGTCGCGGTCATGAGCCTGCTAGATTCCGCAAAGGCAATAGGTCTGGGTCCGATGTTGAAAGCACCGAGCCATCTAAGTCTCAGCCTACTGCGGACACAGACGATAAGGGGATGGGTGCTATGCAGGCTCAGACCGATACCTTCACTTGGCGCAATGTTTGCTATGATATTGAGATTAAGGGGGAGCCACGTCGTCTGTTGGATAACGTTTCCGGATGGGTCAAGCCTGGAACCCTTACAGCACTGATGGGTGTTAGTGGCGCTGGAAAGACGACTTTGCTAGATGTTTTGGCACACCGCACATCGATGGGTGTTATCACTGGTGATATGTTTGTCAATGGCCATGAATTGGATCAGAGTTTCCAGCGAAAGACAGGATATGTTCAGCAGCAAGATCTTCACCTCGATACGTCTACTGTGCGTGAGTCACTACGATTCAGTGCTATGCTGCGTCAGCCAGCCTCCGTCTCGGTTAAGGAAAAGTACGACTATGTCGAGGATGTGATCAAAATGTTGAAAATGGAGGAGTTTGCGGAAGCCATTGTTGGTGTTCCTGGTGAGGGTCTGAACGTCGAGCAGCGCAAGCTGTTGACTATCGGTGTCGAATTGGCGGCCAAACCCAAGTTGCTACTCTTTTTGGATGAACCTACCAGGCAAGTGCCTCATCCAACGAACTCTCATCTCATGCCTTTCCAAACACTAACATTGCCTTAGTGGTCTCGACTCTCAAAGCTCCTGGGCTATTTGCTCATTCCTTCGCAAGCTTGCTGAGCACGGCCAAGCAGTTCTTTGCACGATCCATCAACCCAGCGCCATGCTCTTCCAACAATTCGATCAGCTATTGTTCCTCGCTCGAGGCGGTAAGACTGTGTACTTTGGGCCAGTTGGAGAGAATTCTAGCACAATGCTCAAGTACTTCGAATCAAACGGTGCGCGTAAGTGTGACGATAGGGAGAACCCAGCTGAGTACATGCTGGGaattgtcaatgctggtaaAAATGACAAGGGCCAGGACTGGTTCGATGTGTGGAAGCAGAGCAACGAAAGCAGGCAGGTCCAGACTGAGCTCGATCGAATTCACaaagaaaagggaaatgAGTCCTCTGCCGTTGGTGACTCATCCCAAGGTCACTCTGAATTTGCCATGCCATTCTGGTTCCAAATAAACCAGGTCATGTACCGCGTGTTCCAGCAATACTGGCGCATGCCATCCTACATTCTGGCGAAATGGGGGCTTGGAGTTGTCTCTGGTCTATTCATTGGTTTCTCTTTCTACGGTGCCAAAACGTCACTGCAGGGTATGCAGACTGTTATTTACTCTCTCTTCATGATTTGTACAATCTTCTCGTCATTGGCGCAACAGGTATGCACAACTCAGAATTCAACCAAGTGAACACAAGCTAATATCACCAGATCATGCCCGTCTTCGTCAGCCAGCGATCGCTCTACGAGGGCCGTGAACGCCCCAGCAAATCCTACTCCTGGAAAGCTTTCCTTATTGCAAACATCGTTGTAGAGATCCCCTTCATGGTCGTTATGGGTGTTTTGACCTACGCCTCCTACTTCTATGCTGTCGTTGGAATCCCTGACTCGCTGACCCAGGGCACTGTGCTCCTGTTCTGCATTGTCTTCTTCATCTATGCCAGCACCTTCACACACATGGTCATTGCTGGCCTCCCAGATGAAACAACTGCCAGTGCAGTAGTCGTTCTTCTGTTCGCGATGTCTCTCATGTTCTGTGGTGTGATGCAGACCCCATCTGCTCTTCCCGGCTTCTGGATCTTCATGTACCGTGTCTCACCTTTCACATACTGGGTCGGTGGCATGGCTAGCACACAGCTGCACAATCGCCAGGTTGTATGTTCAACCTCCGAACTAGCCATCTTCGATCCACCCTCTGGTCAGACttgcggacagtatctcatGAAATATGTCACTGCCGCTGGTGGTCAGTTGCTCAACCCCGAGGCTACGAGTGATTGCAGTTACTGCTCTCTCAAAGTTGCAGATCAGTACCTCAGCACGGCCGGTATCTTCTATTCTGAAAGGTGGCGCAACTTCGGCATCATGTGGGCTTTCATCGCTTTCAATGTTTTCATAGCTACAATCATGTACTATCTCATCCGTGTGAAGCGGTGGAGCAGTGCAGATATGAAGGAATCAGTGATGAAGCTCATTCCTGGGAAGAAATCAAAGGGTGATAACTAAATCTTGTTACTTCGCTCTTCCTGATCTTTGTCCTTCTTGGTCTACACTTTCGTGTCATTTTCCTTTGACAATTGTGTGTTCTCTTTCAATGCCTTTTTGGTCACCCACTGGCGTTGCTGTTTATCTTTTTTAACATTTCTCACATTTTTGTTACTTTCGAGTCTCTTACGCTGTCATGCACAAAGAGAAACCCTTATTTTATCGAACAATATTTACTTCTTCGCCAAATGCATCACGTCCAGCTACATATCTCGGCCTTGCCACATCCAAGTAACAACCACCAAATTATAGTTAGCCATCCTACTATCAGGTCTCTTCAACATCAAATCTATGCTCGCCATCTCGAGCAACAAACGCAATCATATCACTACCAGGCCATCGCTCTGGAAGCGGAGAATTACTCGCCGCCTAGTTTTGGGAGGGCTAGAATGTCTGTTCGGATCATCGCGCCGATTTACTTTGAGCAGATAGCTTGATGGCGTTGAGATCTACCGAATTTGAGTGGGATGTGACTGCCATTGCTATATTAATGAGAAACAGATGTTCCAAGACAGCTGAAGAAGATTGGTTATTTTTCAGGGAGATTGGCTTAGGTATAGCTTTGACATAGCAAGATTTGACAGGGAATTGACATTTAATCTGCTTCTAGTTCATGTGCTGTTGTCACGTAGGTGTTGAGGTTCCTTCCCGATTCAGAAGTTGTGGTGTTTGTCCCCGGCACATATAAATACCCTCCTGCTTTTACTTCCCCTCCTTCCTTTACTTCTCCTCCTTCCCTATGTTTCTCTCTTCAAATTCATCTGACTTTACATGGGCTTTGACGTCAGCCTCACCTGGATCAACGGAAGGGAAAACCGGCGGGGGCATTCGACAGCAGACTCACCTGTGACGAGCGGCACTGAAGGGGGATGGGCAGTGGGCTGCCACGGTTCAAGATGCTAGAGAGGATATAAAAAGAGGAGGAAACTCTGTTGCTGGTGAGAGAAGTCGGGGGGATGCTGCACGGGCGACCGTTTGAGCACATCAGAGAAGGAAGCACACCAGGACTCTTTTCTCAGACACAGTGGGCGTTCGTCTTCTCAAGCCTCGGCGTTCGCTTAAGCAACGGTTAAAAGGGAACTGTTCTTCTGGTGCTGTGGACTCTGGTGAAGTGGGTTCGAGGGTGAAGGTGGGTGGCGGGTCCCTTTTGCTCTGTGATGAATCGGTCTTGATGATGTCTCACATCCATCGGACGTGGCGACACCCTCTGTGGCGGCCGGGCAAGCTTGATGAGAGGCTCGCAACTGACCTACTGAGAGCAAATTTCTGCACTTGATGTTTTTTTATAGTGAGGTACCATTGTGGTTTGTGGGCAATTGACTGACAAATCTGGCCTTTTGTTTCCTTGCACTCAGGCGTGATTGAAGCCTCCACGGTGTGAAATCCTTACGGGCAAGTCAGCCCATGGGTTTGTATTGTCCTTTAAATTCTTGTTCCATTTACTGAGCCTGAGATTTGCTTGCGTAAGAGATCCTCCGTAATTAGCTTGTGTCTCAAAGCATCACTGTCCCAAATTGTATCCACGGTTTGTCCGTATGATACATGTATGTGGATTCCCACTTGATTTCGCTCTGTTATAGTTGTGAGGGTCCAGCTAACCCAATAAACGTAGAGTGGAACTACTCAATCTCCTAGATCCAATGCTAAATTATTCTACTGTAGGCAGATCCAGCATTTGGTTGAGCTAGTGAGAAACGCATCAACCCCAGAATGCTCAAAATTGAACTTGCAAGCAGACTTGACTTGTTAGTTGAATATACAGTAAGTGTACCATTGCTCAGTAGATAATTCCCTTATCCTAAATTCTCGAAATCCTCGATGTGCCGATGAAGTAAGGCATTCTAGCCGTGGGATCCATTTTATAGATCCAACGATCGTCAGGAAAAAACCTTATCTTATCAGAAATGCACAGACCAACGGCCCATCGTGTGCACCAACGTCAGGGCCACAGTAGCACCGCGCAACGAACCAATCGTCAGACAGCCTCCCAGGTCCCCCAACACCAACATGGATCCAGATGCCGGCATACCAATTGAACCCGAACCCTCCGTCTTCAACTACGTGCTCTCTTTCCTACTTGTCGGCGTCGCATGGGGCTTCACAACCCCCTTTATCCGCCGCGCAGCAGCAGACTTCAATGCCCGACAAGAAAAGCAAGCAACCGAATTGAACTTATCAGGACGCgaacaaggccacccacATGACTCACCGGAAACCGGATTCACGGATGCAGGGGAGGAACAGGAATTGCTCTCTCGGGAGGAAGGAGCCCGTGGCTCCAGTGATGAAGAAGGTGTGCGGAGGCGGAGTACGAGTATCAGTGATGTGAACCGGAAGCCGAAGACTACAGATGAAGATATAGGGCTGGATGATGGAGTTGCTGAACAGAGTGGCAGTCATGATGGGGAGGGTAGGGAAGGCGGCGTAGATGAGGGTCAGGATGGTCTACCCACGCCAGCATGGAGGCGTGGAGCTCCTGTGAAGCAGTCATGGCTGTGGGCGAAGGTTGTTACTATCTTCTGGACGGTTGCAAATTTGCTTCGTACGCCCGCGTATGCGATTCCCTTGGTTATCAATCTCACGGGCAGTATTTGGTTCTTTTTGCTTGTTGGGAAACATGGT
Protein-coding sequences here:
- a CDS encoding Integral membrane protein, whose translation is MDPDAGIPIEPEPSVFNYVLSFLLVGVAWGFTTPFIRRAAADFNARQEKQATELNLSGREQGHPHDSPETGFTDAGEEQELLSREEGARGSSDEEGVRRRSTSISDVNRKPKTTDEDIGLDDGVAEQSGSHDGEGREGGVDEGQDGLPTPAWRRGAPVKQSWLWAKVVTIFWTVANLLRTPAYAIPLVINLTGSIWFFLLVGKHELSLTVPLANSSAFLFTVLGEWYVERKVIAKETWLGMGLVLGGIALCVHSKNQAS
- a CDS encoding ABC multidrug transporter, putative is translated as MTSETSSHELMEKDEVTPPHTGDASTIGDYPMAFIDQVDVKTLTRIATQRSRRQSTLGTTDNLTVLAQQDPSLDPQSGNFDLHKWLKAAFNDLNRDGRSGHTSDVIFKQLNVYGSGAALQFQDTVTSILTTPFRVPQIIRESHSPQRRILKDFNGLLRSGELLLVLGRPGAGCSTLLKSMTGELHGLKLDKESVIHYNGIPQPRMMKEFKGELVYNQEVDRHFPHLTVGQTLEFAAATRTPAHRFQGMSRAEYAKYLAQIIMAVFGLSHTYNTRVGDDFIRGVSGGERKRVSIAEMALAHAPIAAWDNSTRGLDSATALKFVEALRLSSDITGSCHAVAIYQASQSIYDVFDKVIVLYEGHQIFFGPAAAAKSYFENQGWDCPTRQTTGDFLTSITNPQERTAKPGMENRVPRTPEDFEAAWLKSPEYKQLLNETAEYEGQNPVGYDVQAVADLQQWKRGAQAKHTRPKSPYIISVPMQIKLNTVRAYQRLWNNAAATISTVVTNIIMALIVGSVFYGTPDATAGFTSKGATLFFAVLLNALTAMSEINSLYSQRPIVEKHNSFAFYHPATEAIAGVLSDVPVKFAMAVVFNIILYFLAGLKREASNFFLYFLITFIITFVMSAVFRTLAAVTKTISQAMGLAGVMILILVVYTGFVLPVPSMHPWFKWLHYLNPIYYAFEILIANEFHAREFPCSSFVPSYADLSGKAFSCTAAGSTAGSTTVNGDRYIELNYTYSYSHVWRNFGILIAFLIGFMLIYFAATEINSATTSTAEALVFRRGHEPARFRKGNRSGSDVESTEPSKSQPTADTDDKGMGAMQAQTDTFTWRNVCYDIEIKGEPRRLLDNVSGWVKPGTLTALMGVSGAGKTTLLDVLAHRTSMGVITGDMFVNGHELDQSFQRKTGYVQQQDLHLDTSTVRESLRFSAMLRQPASVSVKEKYDYVEDVIKMLKMEEFAEAIVGVPGEGLNVEQRKLLTIGVELAAKPKLLLFLDEPTSGLDSQSSWAICSFLRKLAEHGQAVLCTIHQPSAMLFQQFDQLLFLARGGKTVYFGPVGENSSTMLKYFESNGARKCDDRENPAEYMLGIVNAGKNDKGQDWFDVWKQSNESRQVQTELDRIHKEKGNESSAVGDSSQGHSEFAMPFWFQINQVMYRVFQQYWRMPSYILAKWGLGVVSGLFIGFSFYGAKTSLQGMQTVIYSLFMICTIFSSLAQQIMPVFVSQRSLYEGRERPSKSYSWKAFLIANIVVEIPFMVVMGVLTYASYFYAVVGIPDSLTQGTVLLFCIVFFIYASTFTHMVIAGLPDETTASAVVVLLFAMSLMFCGVMQTPSALPGFWIFMYRVSPFTYWVGGMASTQLHNRQVVCSTSELAIFDPPSGQTCGQYLMKYVTAAGGQLLNPEATSDCSYCSLKVADQYLSTAGIFYSERWRNFGIMWAFIAFNVFIATIMYYLIRVKRWSSADMKESVMKLIPGKKSKGDN